The Gracilimonas sediminicola sequence GACGTTGCCATTCATGTACAGGATGCATACTCATATTTTTATAATGGAGGATGGGTTGAGCAAGTAATACTAATACCCCTTGAATCGACTACAAGCGCTCCATCCTTTCCTGCTGAGAATTTATATTTCACTCAGGGCGAACAACACACAACAATTGTTCAACTACCTTCAGGTTATAATTATGATGAGTATCTGATTATAGATGAAGATGGTTATGAAGACGAAATTGATAGCTGGATAGGCTCCATAAATGAGGTGTCTGGAAATCGGTTGGAAATTGTATGGGACATACCTTCAAATGAACCTATTGACAGGCATGAAATTTATTTTCAAACAGAGTACACTAATGCGAACAACATGTACAACAATGTGTACTTAAATATTGTTGCCCCTTCCCCAAATATTGAATCATTATCGAAAAATCAATTTTCAGCCGATGATATCATTACTATTTCTGGTTCAAATTTTACATCAACACAAGGTACTGTAAAGTTTAATGAAGAAGAGGGTGATGTAAATTCTTGGAGTACTACTCAAATTTCCGTTACAGTTCCGGAAGGAATTACGGATGGTGCGCTTTTGGTAAGGAATGCTAATGGTCCTAGTAATGCAAAATCTTACCAAGTTATAAGCAGTACCGGAGATCCTATTGTCCAACAACGAATACCCAACCAAGTCATAAAAGCGGGGGATACTTTATATGTTGCCCAACTTGCTAATACCTTCAATGATCCCAATGATGATAATTTAACCTATTCAAGCGAAGTAGATTCAGGGGTTGTAGTTCTTTCTTCTGACCTGGAAAATGGTGACCTAAGAATTGCTGCAGATAGTGGTGCTGCGGGTCTCTATTCAGTAATCATTTCCGCCACCGATGCCGATGCTGCTGTGGTATCGGATACTTTTTCTGTGGATGTTGAGAAACTAATTGATCCTTCTTTAGTTCCCACTCTAATATATCCGGCAAATAACGCCGTTGATATTCCATTGACCTTTAATTTTGAGTGGAGTTCAGCACCCAATGTGCTTTCCTATGATTTTCAGGTGTCTGATACCTCTGATTTTTCAACCTATTTACTACTAGAAGAAAGTTTGACGGATACAACAATCACTTCCTCAGATCTTAGCTATAACGAGAACTACTATTGGAGAGTAAGAGCAAACTTTGATGGTGAAGTAGGCGATTGGTCAGGTGCCTTTCAATTCTCAACGGAAGAATTGATTATTGAGCCTATTACCGTCTATTTTGATTCTTTAAGTGGGTTTGTTAATTCAAATCTTCAGGTTCCTGTATACATTGGGGAAACCTCAAATCAATTTTTTGAGTCGTTTCATTTTGAGCTTGGCTTCGATCCGACCTTAATTGAATTTACTAGCCTGTTACAAGACTCAACCTTATCTGAAAGCTTTTCCGTCCAGCATAACATTTCAGAGCCGGGTCGTTTACTGGTTAATGGAGCTACTTCAGAAGCTGTGACGGGTTCCGGGAAATTGATTACACTTAACTTCCAACTCACTAATGAAGGATCATCTAGTCTGAATTGGATTAGTTTTCATTTCAATGAAGGAAGCCCGGAGTCAAATCCTGTAAATGGCGACGTAGGTATATCAATACCACCCATAAATTGTGGAGACGTATCAAATGATGGCACAGTCACTAATTTTGATGCCACAAAGGTTCTGCGCCATGTAGTAATGCTTGAGGAATTGGTTGGAGAAGACTCTGTGAGAGCGGATGTGACGGCAAATAGCTGGATCTCCTCCTATGATGCCTCACAAATACTAAAACATATTGTAGGGAAACCACACATCTTTAATTGTGGACAATCGAGTGCTAAATGGGCTTATACTCCTGTTGAGGTTTCCTACGACTGGTTTATTGATAGTGAAAATAAGGAATCAACTACTTATCAGGTTCCAATCAACGTTATGTCTGATCAAATAGTCGAGGCCGTTGATTTATCTATAGAGGTGTCTGAAGAAATTAAGTTCAAGGGCATAAGTAATACACAAGAAGGTTGGATGCTTTACACAAACAGAGTTGGGCAAGCGGTGTATGTTTCCCTTGTGGGTTCAGAAGCATTAGGAACGGATTTATTAGGAATAGCAGAGTTTGAAATTGAGCTGCCCGTTTCGCATACGGTTTATCTTACAGGCGAAATCAAGGCCAATGACAATGAGGCTATTAAGTTAGGCCGACTAATTCTGCATGAAGTTCCCAGCGAATTCGCTTTAGCTCAGAATTATCCAAATCCTTTTAATCCTGTCACAAGAATCAAATACTCAGTTCCAAAGAAATCTGATGTTAAAATCGTTGTTTACAACCTCCTGGGTCAGGAAGTAGCAGAGTTGGTTAATGAGTCAAAAGACCCCGGAAATTATTCGGTTAGTTGGGACGCGTCAGCAAATGCAAGTGGGTTATATGTGTATAGATTGATATCTGGGTCAAATGTAATTACCAATCGAATGATCCTTATTAAGTAAGAGGTTAAATATGCATATAGCAAAGATAACTGTGTTGATGGCATTTATATGTATGGTTATTCAGGGGCTTGCATTCTCGCAGGGAGTATTAGTTAGTGCACCGGATACTTTAATAACAGATGGTAGTGAAGTTATAGAATACCCGCTTGAGATCTCTAATTTATCACCTGATTCACTATTAGGTTTCACTTTTGTAGTACAGTATGATTCTGAAGTAGTCAGCATAGTTGATCACAAAAACACGGACCTGTCTAAAGGGTTCTTTATACAGCATAATCCAGATAATCATGGATTATACAGAATAACAGGAGCTAACTCCCATGCTATACATGAGGATGGTATTTTAATAAAATTAATAGTTGAAGTAATTGGCGAAGGCACTTCTTCAATTATTTTTGAACAGGCTTCTATAAATGAGGGGAATCCAGAGTTGTCAATTTCCAATGGTGAAATTTCAGTCTCCTCGTATCAAACGGCACCTAAACTTATTGCACCATTTGATGGTCAAGAAAATATTTCTGAAGATGCTCTTTTAAAATGGT is a genomic window containing:
- a CDS encoding T9SS type A sorting domain-containing protein, whose amino-acid sequence is MKKIIGIILFTLTFISHLYGFQSDPEKLVGENLIKGFTELANLRGGTRNDYNGLQESYLNKKKDLMRMTASIPVEYGIGGSISMYIDLNDYYSSYNTENPLTLEGSLGWITVWVDARVSLSVGVEVPLGIGLSQVEFDEGNEDAKRPMTIGTISGTIPFLQINSFDINLRENSAELFNVETNPVTEISLEALSLNGNVQRFEIKKNVLDEIIGTAILSSANNQTNILSILPTNSQQVFFNVLSSFFEFEGWKIKVKDSVYEIFDQGSYREITTSDNATSPAEYDGLINHAKGGMDLDNDGVPDNYYPIIPYAEFLYWFGGNGGYKFDIDFKNTGNNTTDFVVKVESFPDGWNVGADDGDNVTSNIDRKFKVIDVLPNELASVYFHIVVFGGAAESGEVKFGLYKDDLFNELLDEITIKVFRVNTVNNEQPTIVLESPDQDIYLSDSQGTIPITWTDLDNDDNAFVNLALDPDIGDDPWEGEENHIWIETGIEENSEIDSFDFETLNLETGEYSLWGVIFDGVNEPAYSKAQGIVTFADEFGKFSIHRINQVIGESNTPFDFDINYKSYVNHNRDLHDINVVIGDNAYDLESDETDIQNGITYSIDGLTFPQGEYEYYFTSEYMGETIRYPKVQNYTFSVGQSAEGYDVAMSGASGFSPSLPDFGNNISVEAWVSNEGVETYDEVEVTVRLVNPNGTTEDTDAGTISNLQPTYNESIDLSLTMPSNGSDGTYRIIYTADGGLDENIDNNVFTKSFYLGELLGTESYRAKSDEVIYDQGDTFSINGHSFEITSVSDGQVVFLNSGDHEDFYNGQIAIYDDIDVAIHVQDAYSYFYNGGWVEQVILIPLESTTSAPSFPAENLYFTQGEQHTTIVQLPSGYNYDEYLIIDEDGYEDEIDSWIGSINEVSGNRLEIVWDIPSNEPIDRHEIYFQTEYTNANNMYNNVYLNIVAPSPNIESLSKNQFSADDIITISGSNFTSTQGTVKFNEEEGDVNSWSTTQISVTVPEGITDGALLVRNANGPSNAKSYQVISSTGDPIVQQRIPNQVIKAGDTLYVAQLANTFNDPNDDNLTYSSEVDSGVVVLSSDLENGDLRIAADSGAAGLYSVIISATDADAAVVSDTFSVDVEKLIDPSLVPTLIYPANNAVDIPLTFNFEWSSAPNVLSYDFQVSDTSDFSTYLLLEESLTDTTITSSDLSYNENYYWRVRANFDGEVGDWSGAFQFSTEELIIEPITVYFDSLSGFVNSNLQVPVYIGETSNQFFESFHFELGFDPTLIEFTSLLQDSTLSESFSVQHNISEPGRLLVNGATSEAVTGSGKLITLNFQLTNEGSSSLNWISFHFNEGSPESNPVNGDVGISIPPINCGDVSNDGTVTNFDATKVLRHVVMLEELVGEDSVRADVTANSWISSYDASQILKHIVGKPHIFNCGQSSAKWAYTPVEVSYDWFIDSENKESTTYQVPINVMSDQIVEAVDLSIEVSEEIKFKGISNTQEGWMLYTNRVGQAVYVSLVGSEALGTDLLGIAEFEIELPVSHTVYLTGEIKANDNEAIKLGRLILHEVPSEFALAQNYPNPFNPVTRIKYSVPKKSDVKIVVYNLLGQEVAELVNESKDPGNYSVSWDASANASGLYVYRLISGSNVITNRMILIK